The following are from one region of the Eubacterium sp. MSJ-33 genome:
- the radC gene encoding RadC family protein has translation MHILVKDLAVCERPYEKAERYGVSALSDAELLSLIMRTGTKKASVLDLANQVLNAHETQKGLLGLQFLLPQELTKIPGIGNIKAIQLLALAEISKRMNLEQLQKKLEFHTPDTIGAYYREKCRFLTIEKTFLLLLTNAHTLIKEIELSSGTVNQTYLSPREIFIHALRYEAVHIVLVHNHPSGRVTPSDTDIQSTLRIRDAGKMLGIQVSDHIIVAGDQYLSMLERGIL, from the coding sequence ATGCATATCTTAGTTAAAGATTTAGCCGTCTGTGAACGCCCATATGAAAAAGCTGAACGGTACGGCGTATCTGCACTTTCAGATGCAGAGCTGTTATCCCTGATTATGCGGACCGGCACAAAAAAGGCCAGTGTTCTGGATCTGGCAAATCAGGTATTAAATGCACACGAAACGCAAAAAGGATTACTCGGGTTACAGTTTCTGTTGCCACAGGAACTGACAAAAATCCCCGGTATCGGGAATATCAAAGCAATCCAGCTTCTTGCACTGGCTGAGATATCCAAACGGATGAATCTCGAACAATTACAAAAAAAGCTGGAATTTCATACTCCTGACACAATTGGAGCGTATTATAGAGAGAAGTGCAGATTTTTAACCATAGAAAAAACATTTTTATTGTTACTTACAAATGCGCATACTTTAATAAAAGAGATTGAACTATCGTCCGGAACAGTCAACCAGACCTATCTGTCACCAAGAGAGATATTCATACATGCACTCCGCTATGAAGCCGTGCATATCGTGCTGGTACATAACCATCCATCCGGGCGAGTCACACCGAGCGATACGGATATTCAATCCACATTACGCATCCGTGATGCCGGCAAGATGCTTGGCATTCAGGTTTCTGACCATATTATTGTTGCCGGAGATCAATATTTGAGTATGC
- a CDS encoding methionine gamma-lyase family protein, whose protein sequence is MNNTDEIKQYYLSLGIKESVYDFCECVEQDLLPRFQEIDRIAEQNQIKVISAMQKAGFSESHLNGTTGYGYNDRGREAVEEIYAHVFHTEDALVRQQITCGTHALSIALSANLRPGDEILSPVGKVYDTLEGVIGIRESKGSLAEFGITFRKVDLLPDGSFDYENIRKNINEKTKLIEIQRSKGYDVRPTLSVEQIGELIAFVKSVKPDVICMVDNCYGEFVETIEPSDVGADMVVGSLIKNPGGGLAPIGGYICGKKEYIENCAYRLTTPGLGKEVGASLNATRPIAQGLFLAPTVTAAALKGAIFAANVYERLHFKSIPDATEPRYDIIQAVEFGKPEYIQAFCEGIQAAAPVDSFVTPIPWDMPGYDSQVIMAAGAFISGASIELSADAPMKEPYAVYFQGGLTYPHAKFGIMMSLEKMVEKELVVC, encoded by the coding sequence ATGAATAACACGGATGAAATCAAACAATATTATTTAAGTCTTGGAATCAAAGAATCAGTCTATGATTTTTGTGAATGCGTCGAACAGGATCTGCTTCCAAGATTTCAAGAGATTGACCGGATTGCTGAACAGAACCAGATTAAAGTTATTTCTGCTATGCAGAAAGCAGGCTTCTCCGAATCTCACCTGAACGGCACAACCGGATATGGTTATAACGATCGTGGAAGAGAAGCAGTGGAAGAAATCTACGCCCATGTATTCCATACCGAAGATGCGCTGGTACGCCAGCAGATCACCTGCGGTACACATGCACTTTCGATTGCATTATCCGCAAACCTTCGTCCGGGCGATGAAATTTTATCACCGGTCGGAAAAGTGTATGATACACTGGAGGGTGTGATTGGTATCCGTGAATCCAAAGGCTCGCTGGCAGAATTCGGAATCACATTCCGAAAAGTTGATTTATTGCCGGATGGAAGCTTTGACTATGAGAATATCCGAAAAAATATTAATGAGAAAACAAAATTGATAGAAATTCAGCGTTCCAAAGGCTATGATGTACGTCCGACGCTGTCAGTGGAACAGATTGGCGAGTTGATTGCATTCGTAAAATCTGTCAAACCAGATGTGATCTGCATGGTAGATAACTGTTATGGTGAATTTGTGGAAACGATTGAGCCATCCGATGTCGGTGCTGATATGGTTGTAGGCTCCCTGATTAAAAATCCGGGTGGTGGGCTTGCCCCAATCGGCGGATATATCTGCGGCAAGAAAGAATACATCGAAAACTGTGCCTACCGTCTTACAACGCCGGGACTTGGAAAAGAAGTGGGAGCATCCCTAAATGCCACCCGGCCAATTGCACAGGGGTTGTTTCTGGCACCAACGGTAACTGCAGCTGCTTTAAAGGGTGCAATTTTTGCGGCCAATGTATATGAACGCCTGCATTTTAAATCCATTCCGGATGCTACAGAGCCACGTTACGATATCATTCAGGCAGTAGAATTCGGAAAACCGGAATATATTCAGGCATTCTGTGAGGGAATTCAGGCTGCAGCCCCGGTCGATAGCTTTGTAACTCCGATTCCTTGGGATATGCCAGGCTACGACAGTCAGGTTATCATGGCTGCCGGCGCTTTTATATCCGGTGCTTCCATTGAGCTTTCCGCAGATGCTCCGATGAAAGAGCCATATGCAGTATATTTCCAAGGCGGACTGACATATCCACATGCCAAATTCGGCATCATGATGTCCCTGGAAAAAATGGTAGAAAAAGAACTTGTAGTATGTTAG
- the miaA gene encoding tRNA (adenosine(37)-N6)-dimethylallyltransferase MiaA has translation MTRTTKNNLIILTGPTAVGKTALSLKLAKDIKGEIVSADSIQVYRHFDIGSAKIMPDEMQGIPHHLIDILEPKDRFNVMEFKKYAEDAMQGIYERGHIPIITGGTGFYIQALLYDISFDEETVDGYRQELETLGDAKGNAYLHQMLMDIDPASAETIHANNRQRVIRALEYYHQTGKKFSDHNETEREKTSPYNFAYFVLTRDRAKLYAAIEQRIDEMLSQGLVEEVQSLVQTYHLTTEDTSMQGIGYKEILGYLQGAYDLEEAVRILKRDTRHFAKRQLTWFRREREVIWLDKDILNTDEKLEDEIKTHLAAKKIRYQ, from the coding sequence ATGACTCGAACAACCAAAAATAATTTAATTATATTAACCGGTCCAACCGCCGTTGGCAAAACAGCCCTCTCCCTAAAACTTGCTAAAGATATCAAAGGTGAGATTGTCTCTGCCGACTCCATACAGGTATACAGGCATTTTGACATTGGTTCCGCGAAAATCATGCCAGATGAGATGCAGGGAATTCCACATCATCTGATTGATATCTTAGAGCCAAAGGATCGTTTTAATGTCATGGAATTTAAGAAGTATGCGGAAGACGCCATGCAAGGTATCTATGAACGTGGGCATATTCCTATCATAACAGGAGGAACAGGATTTTATATTCAGGCACTGTTATATGATATATCATTTGACGAAGAAACGGTGGATGGCTATCGCCAGGAATTAGAAACACTCGGAGATGCAAAAGGAAACGCATATCTGCATCAGATGCTTATGGATATTGACCCGGCATCCGCTGAAACAATCCACGCAAACAATCGCCAGAGAGTTATTCGAGCTCTTGAATATTATCATCAGACCGGCAAAAAATTCTCTGACCATAACGAGACAGAACGAGAAAAGACATCCCCTTATAATTTTGCTTACTTCGTATTGACACGGGATCGTGCGAAGCTCTATGCAGCAATCGAACAGCGCATCGATGAAATGCTTTCACAAGGACTTGTCGAAGAGGTTCAATCGCTCGTGCAAACTTATCATCTGACTACCGAAGATACAAGTATGCAGGGAATCGGCTATAAGGAAATTCTCGGATACCTGCAGGGAGCCTATGACTTAGAAGAAGCCGTCCGCATCTTAAAACGTGATACACGGCACTTTGCCAAGCGTCAGCTCACCTGGTTCCGTCGTGAACGGGAGGTTATCTGGCTTGACAAAGATATTTTGAACACAGATGAAAAACTGGAAGATGAAATCAAAACTCATCTTGCCGCAAAAAAAATACGATACCAGTAG